The Anopheles merus strain MAF chromosome 2L, AmerM5.1, whole genome shotgun sequence genome has a segment encoding these proteins:
- the LOC121593269 gene encoding uncharacterized protein LOC121593269 — MSAAEMLKGSIWSCGPEWLALSPSKWPMSNPSLTAETDMEIRQTRTLQSSQVTSAALPITPEAIEAAKIVLCKLAQEHEFSSEIQLLKKGEMVRKQSPLRRLNPFLDNDGILRVGGRLKLAQLPYQFKHPILLPKNHQLAHLIAVHIHEKLMHGGGRLLLSRIREEYWPLDGRRLVKNVVRNCFRCIRQDPQLTQQQTGQLPYERITPSRPFSITGVDYAGPLYLKPAHKRAAAAKCYLCVFVCFSTKAVHLELVGDLSTAGFLAALHRFTSRRGLPSDIYSDNGKNFEGAAHELNELFDMLQNEQHQNVIASNCSDRGITWHFTPPKAPHFGGLWEAAVKTAKRHLYRQLGSSRLSYEGYSTILQQIEAAMNSRPLLPMTDDPNDLAALTPAHFLIGSSMHAVPVPDYTRLKPYTLDELQSWQLLVQRFWKHWTTEYLQEMQKDNKVVNRSEIVPGRLVILADDSLPITRWPLARIIDVHPGEDQLTRVVKLKTAKGIVTRPVAKICLLPVAKPSD; from the exons ATGTCAGCAGCTGAAATGCTAAAAGGATCGATTTGGAGCTGTGGTCCTGAATGGTTGGCGCTATCCCCCTCCAAATGGCCAATGTCAAATCCATCACTGACTGCTGAAACGGATATGGAAATTCGTCAG acACGTACACTACAGTCATCACAAGTTACCTCAGCAGCATTACCGATCACCCCTGAGGCTATAGAAGCAGCTAAAATCGTGCTTTGTAAACTGGCACAAGAGCACGAGTTTTCATCAGAGATCCAACTGCTGAAAAAGGGAGAAATGGTACGAAAACAATCACCTCTACGGCGATTGAATCCGTTTCTCGACAACGATGGAATATTACGAGTAGGAGGCCGCTTGAAACTTGCACAGCTACCGTACCAGTTCAAGCATCCCATCCTGCTTCCCAAAAACCATCAGCTGGCTCATCTCATCGCGGTGCACATACATGAGAAGCTGATGCATGGCGGGGGAAGACTACTACTTTCCCGGATACGTGAGGAATATTGGCCACTCGATGGACGTCGGCTAGTAAAAAACGTAGTGAGGAATTGCTTTCGTTGCATTCGTCAGGATCCGCAGctgacacaacaacaaactggtCAACTCCCGTATGAACGCATCACCCCGAGCCGGCCGTTTTCCATAACTGGAGTGGATTATGCCGGCCCGCTGTATCTGAAACCCGCACACAAGAGAGCCGCTGCCGCTAAATGctacttgtgtgtgtttgtgtgtttttcaacGAAGGCAGTGCATTTGGAGCTGGTGGGCGATCTCTCCACGGCAGGCTTCTTGGCCGCATTACATCGCTTCACATCCCGGCGAGGATTACCATCGGACATATACTCCGATAACGGAAAAAACTTTGAAGGTGCGGCACACGAACTTAATGAATTGTTTGATATGTTACAGAACGAACAGCACCAAAACGTCATCGCATCCAACTGTTCGGACAGGGGCATAACTTGGCACTTTACCCCACCTAAGGCCCCACATTTTGGTGGATTGTGGGAAGCAGCGGTTAAGACGGCCAAACGACATCTCTACAGGCAGCTAGGCAGTTCGAGGCTGTCTTACGAGGGATACAGCACCATTCTGCAGCAAATAGAAGCGGCAATGAACTCGCGTCCTTTGTTGCCAATGACGGATGACCCCAATGATTTGGCAGCGCTTACGCCGGCGCACTTCCTGATCGGTTCTTCTATGCATGCTGTCCCGGTTCCCGACTACACACGACTGAAACCATACACGTTAGACGAATTGCAGAGCTGGCAATTGCTTGTGCAACGCTTTTGGAAGCATTGGACAACCGAATATCTGCAGGAAATGCAGAAGGATAATAAGGTAGTGAATCGTAGCGAAATAGTACCTGGCAGACTGGTCATCCTTGCGGACGATTCGCTCCCTATCACCCGATGGCCACTTGCTCGCATCATCGATGTACACCCAGGAGAAGATCAGCTTACGCGTGTAGTGAAGTTGAAAACGGCAAAAGGAATAGTTACGCGTCCAGTAGCTAAAATTTGCTTGTTGCCTGTTGCGAAGCCTTCCGATTAG